One genomic window of Arthrobacter sp. KBS0703 includes the following:
- a CDS encoding DUF6541 family protein translates to MLHWLVELLPHALTVVLLVAAFFLPGLLVLLPLKPGWPAATALSPAITLLVFLAGSFLADAAGVPWNAATAAVIAVPPILAAWLAGRRFGFRTPLSPAGLGWPAKIAIVAGVAMGSAVTCLALLRGIGDPATASQGWDPIFHLNVLRWIQESGSATPWGVAPIFGAGPPTYYPAGWHSAVALVPGSVSEAANLSSIVIGGMIWPIGLTFLASVVLPRHPAAWALTPLIGASFVSFPFSQLLRSGQWPNGLATALVPATLAVTVVLLRRLTANEQVGRQARELVLLAVLAAALLGGCVAAHPSAVFALSLIHI, encoded by the coding sequence ATGCTCCATTGGCTTGTTGAGCTGCTTCCACATGCTCTGACCGTTGTCCTCCTTGTCGCCGCATTTTTCCTGCCCGGGCTTCTGGTGCTCCTGCCGCTGAAGCCCGGCTGGCCGGCAGCCACCGCCCTCAGTCCGGCCATCACCCTGCTGGTCTTCCTCGCCGGATCCTTCCTGGCGGACGCCGCGGGCGTACCCTGGAACGCCGCCACGGCCGCCGTCATTGCTGTGCCGCCCATCCTGGCCGCCTGGCTGGCAGGGCGCCGGTTCGGCTTCCGCACACCCCTGTCGCCCGCCGGCCTCGGTTGGCCGGCGAAAATTGCCATCGTCGCGGGCGTAGCGATGGGTTCCGCGGTGACCTGCCTGGCGCTGCTCCGCGGAATCGGCGACCCCGCCACGGCCTCGCAGGGCTGGGACCCGATCTTCCACCTGAACGTCCTGAGGTGGATCCAGGAATCCGGCAGCGCCACCCCGTGGGGCGTGGCCCCGATATTCGGCGCCGGCCCGCCCACGTACTACCCGGCGGGCTGGCACAGCGCGGTGGCGCTCGTCCCGGGCAGCGTATCGGAAGCAGCCAACCTGTCCTCAATCGTCATCGGCGGCATGATCTGGCCGATCGGCCTCACGTTCCTGGCCTCCGTCGTCCTGCCGCGGCACCCTGCGGCCTGGGCACTGACGCCGCTGATCGGGGCCTCGTTCGTCAGCTTTCCCTTCTCTCAGCTCCTCCGCAGCGGCCAGTGGCCCAACGGTCTCGCCACAGCACTGGTCCCGGCCACCCTGGCGGTGACGGTGGTTCTCCTTCGGCGCCTGACCGCTAACGAGCAGGTCGGAAGGCAGGCCAGGGAGCTGGTCCTCCTCGCCGTCCTCGCGGCCGCGCTCCTTGGCGGCTGCGTCGCCGCGCACCCGAGTGCCGTCTTTGCCCTGTCTCTTATACACATCTAG
- a CDS encoding MFS transporter, whose protein sequence is MGKLLADITPLRESPTFRRLWAGSAISNIGSQLTLVAVSLEVYRLTHDSLYVGLLSIFALVPLVVGGLLGGSIADSHDRRQVALFSSSVMWAAVGGLALQAWLQVGNVWLLYALVAVQSGAQAINQPARSAIIPVLVRKELLPAANALSMVTFGLAMTAGPLLAGVLVATVGFGWTYTLDLVSFAFAFWALLRLPAMPPGKEAGRAGLRSVVEGFRFLGTRPNLRMTFVIDLVAMILAQPRALLPAVGALMVGGGETTVGILLASTAVGAFLAGLFSGPLGGVRRQGSAVVWSVMGWGASIAAFGLVVVLAGRSGAEGVTAWLVPAALCCGLAGIADSVSAVFRTTILQSATPDHLRGRLQGVFIVVVAGGPRVGDMLAGGGTKILSEGWVLLIGGLLCIVVAWAAARWQSGFLKYDAGNPVP, encoded by the coding sequence GTGGGGAAACTACTGGCCGACATCACTCCGCTGCGCGAAAGCCCGACCTTCCGCAGGCTCTGGGCCGGCTCGGCGATCTCCAACATCGGAAGCCAGTTGACGCTGGTGGCCGTCAGCCTGGAGGTCTACCGGCTGACCCACGACAGCCTCTATGTGGGGCTGCTGAGCATCTTCGCACTGGTTCCGCTGGTGGTCGGCGGGCTACTGGGCGGCTCGATTGCCGACTCGCACGACCGCCGCCAGGTGGCCCTCTTTTCGTCCTCGGTAATGTGGGCGGCCGTGGGCGGACTGGCCCTCCAGGCCTGGCTGCAGGTGGGGAACGTCTGGCTGCTCTACGCGCTGGTGGCCGTGCAGAGCGGCGCCCAGGCCATTAACCAGCCGGCCCGCAGCGCCATCATTCCCGTCCTGGTCCGCAAAGAACTCCTCCCGGCGGCGAACGCGCTCAGCATGGTCACGTTCGGGCTGGCCATGACGGCAGGTCCGCTGCTGGCCGGGGTGCTCGTTGCCACGGTCGGATTCGGCTGGACCTACACCCTGGACCTGGTGAGTTTCGCGTTCGCCTTCTGGGCGCTCCTGAGGCTTCCGGCCATGCCGCCCGGCAAGGAGGCGGGCCGGGCGGGGCTGCGGTCGGTGGTCGAGGGCTTCCGGTTCCTGGGCACCCGCCCCAACCTGCGCATGACGTTCGTCATCGACCTCGTGGCCATGATTCTTGCCCAGCCGCGGGCGCTGCTGCCTGCCGTGGGCGCCCTCATGGTGGGAGGCGGCGAAACCACAGTGGGCATCCTGCTGGCCTCCACGGCCGTCGGCGCCTTCCTGGCAGGGCTGTTTTCCGGGCCGCTGGGCGGCGTCCGGCGGCAGGGGAGCGCCGTGGTCTGGTCCGTCATGGGGTGGGGAGCATCCATCGCGGCGTTCGGACTGGTGGTGGTCCTGGCCGGGAGGTCGGGCGCAGAGGGCGTCACGGCCTGGCTGGTTCCCGCCGCATTGTGCTGTGGCCTGGCCGGCATCGCGGATTCCGTCAGCGCCGTTTTCCGCACCACCATCCTGCAGTCAGCCACGCCCGACCACCTGCGCGGCCGCCTGCAGGGCGTCTTCATCGTGGTGGTGGCAGGCGGTCCCCGGGTGGGCGACATGTTGGCCGGCGGCGGCACTAAAATTCTAAGTGAGGGCTGGGTCCTGCTGATCGGCGGCCTCCTGTGCATCGTGGTTGCCTGGGCGGCGGCGCGTTGGCAGTCCGGCTTCTTGAAGTACGACGCCGGGAACCCGGTTCCGTAG
- a CDS encoding Fur family transcriptional regulator, producing MTEHPESHEAWAAALRAHGRRVTKQRLAVLAAVEHHPHSPAESILSAAREELPELTAQSVYVVLGDLTDLHMLRRFEPPHSPALYETRVGDNHHHAICISCGRVEDVDCAVGHAPCLTPHWNEDSHPMTIQIADVMYQGICGDCQRAQKLPSERN from the coding sequence ATGACGGAGCACCCGGAGAGCCACGAAGCATGGGCCGCGGCCCTGCGCGCCCACGGCCGCCGGGTGACCAAACAGCGGCTGGCGGTGCTGGCCGCCGTCGAGCATCACCCCCACTCCCCGGCAGAAAGCATCCTGTCCGCGGCGCGCGAGGAGCTCCCGGAGCTGACCGCCCAGTCCGTCTACGTGGTGCTGGGCGACCTCACCGACCTGCACATGCTGCGCCGGTTCGAACCCCCGCACTCCCCCGCCCTGTATGAAACGCGAGTCGGTGACAACCACCACCACGCCATCTGCATCAGCTGCGGCCGGGTGGAGGACGTCGACTGCGCTGTCGGCCACGCACCATGCCTGACCCCGCACTGGAACGAGGATTCCCATCCCATGACCATCCAGATCGCCGATGTGATGTACCAGGGCATCTGCGGGGACTGCCAGCGGGCCCAAAAACTTCCTTCTGAACGCAACTGA
- a CDS encoding LysM domain-containing protein, whose amino-acid sequence MALPARSRLGTGRRRARLIIAAAAVAGGLLAASAVVNSVAAPGNGVAVAVASPASPAEPAPSASPTPSVTAAAPVAVAPPAKAAPVKAAAVRVPAKAVRVPAKATAAKVPAKAPAKAPPTARKAAPAAATNTYTVVAGDTVGTIAERFGVDVNGMLAANGFGPYSVIVPGQTLKLTGLAVAVPKAAGAPAPVPAPAPAPAPAVRTIYVAGSGGQALVDSCIGPIHFTPTDGYSLFITEHDFCGGWARFSGIGVGERVDIPGYGSYTVAGRGQVPNPGTTNDVAAVFGGFPRAVLQTCIPGTTQMLVIALN is encoded by the coding sequence TTGGCCCTGCCGGCCCGGTCCCGCCTGGGCACCGGACGCCGCAGGGCCCGGCTGATCATCGCCGCCGCCGCCGTCGCCGGAGGTCTGCTCGCAGCCTCGGCAGTGGTCAACTCCGTGGCGGCCCCCGGAAACGGCGTTGCAGTAGCCGTCGCCAGCCCTGCTTCACCGGCGGAGCCTGCTCCCTCCGCCAGTCCGACGCCGTCCGTTACGGCCGCGGCGCCGGTCGCCGTGGCGCCGCCCGCCAAAGCCGCTCCGGTCAAGGCTGCCGCCGTCAGGGTTCCGGCGAAGGCTGTTAGAGTTCCGGCCAAAGCGACGGCGGCCAAGGTTCCGGCCAAAGCTCCGGCCAAAGCTCCGCCCACTGCCAGAAAGGCGGCCCCGGCCGCTGCTACCAACACGTACACCGTCGTGGCGGGCGACACGGTGGGCACCATCGCAGAGCGGTTCGGCGTCGATGTGAACGGCATGCTGGCCGCCAACGGCTTTGGCCCGTACTCCGTCATTGTTCCCGGGCAGACCCTGAAGCTAACGGGCCTCGCGGTGGCAGTGCCGAAGGCGGCGGGAGCACCGGCGCCAGTGCCAGCGCCTGCACCGGCCCCCGCACCGGCGGTGCGGACCATCTATGTGGCCGGATCTGGCGGGCAAGCGCTGGTGGACAGCTGCATCGGCCCCATCCACTTCACCCCCACTGACGGTTATTCCCTGTTCATCACCGAGCACGATTTCTGCGGAGGCTGGGCGCGCTTCTCGGGCATCGGCGTGGGCGAGAGGGTGGACATCCCCGGCTACGGATCGTACACAGTGGCTGGCCGCGGCCAGGTGCCCAACCCGGGCACGACGAACGATGTCGCGGCGGTCTTTGGAGGGTTCCCCCGGGCTGTCCTGCAGACGTGCATTCCCGGGACCACCCAGATGCTGGTCATAGCCCTCAACTAG
- the htpX gene encoding zinc metalloprotease HtpX: protein MHNHYNGLKTAALFGVLWAVLLGLGALIGVNSRSAAPIWIMALIGIATTAYGYWNSDKIALRAMQAYPVSQAQAPELYEIVGELSARANQPMPRIYISPTPAPNAFATGRNPQNAAVCVTEGILQMLTPRELRGVLGHELMHVYNRDILTLSVAAAVAGVITSVGQMLLFFGGGDRRNSNPLALIAMALLAPLAASLIQVAISRTREYDADEDGSQLTGDPLALASALRKIHQGVQLAPLPQDQKLVNTSHLMIANPFRGGGMSRLFATHPPMQDRIARLERMAGRPLG, encoded by the coding sequence GTGCACAATCACTACAACGGCCTGAAAACCGCGGCGCTGTTCGGTGTGCTGTGGGCGGTGCTGTTGGGCCTGGGCGCCCTGATCGGCGTCAATTCCCGCAGCGCGGCACCCATCTGGATCATGGCGCTGATCGGCATCGCAACCACCGCCTACGGGTATTGGAACAGCGACAAGATCGCGCTGAGGGCCATGCAGGCCTACCCGGTGTCCCAGGCCCAGGCCCCGGAGCTGTACGAGATAGTGGGGGAACTCTCCGCCCGCGCCAATCAGCCGATGCCCCGCATCTATATCTCGCCCACCCCGGCGCCCAATGCCTTCGCCACGGGCCGGAACCCGCAGAACGCCGCCGTGTGCGTCACCGAGGGAATCCTTCAGATGCTCACCCCGCGGGAGCTCCGCGGCGTGTTGGGCCACGAGCTCATGCACGTCTACAACCGCGACATCCTGACATTATCGGTGGCAGCTGCCGTGGCCGGCGTGATCACCTCCGTGGGCCAGATGCTGCTGTTCTTCGGCGGCGGTGACCGCCGCAACTCGAACCCCCTTGCCCTCATCGCCATGGCCCTGCTGGCACCGCTCGCGGCGTCACTGATCCAGGTGGCCATCTCGCGCACCAGGGAGTACGACGCCGACGAGGACGGTTCGCAGCTGACCGGCGACCCGCTGGCGCTCGCCTCCGCCCTGCGCAAGATCCACCAGGGCGTCCAGCTGGCACCGCTGCCGCAGGACCAGAAGCTGGTCAACACCTCGCACCTGATGATCGCGAATCCGTTCCGCGGCGGCGGCATGAGCCGGCTGTTCGCCACCCACCCGCCCATGCAGGACCGGATCGCCCGGCTGGAGCGGATGGCGGGAAGGCCGCTCGGCTGA
- a CDS encoding catalase — protein MTSNISAPAVSTTQSGAPVTSDAHSQATGADGAIILTDHYLVEKLAQFNRERVPERVVHAKGGGAFGSFKATEDVSKYTKAAFLQPGVETGMLIRFSSVAGENGSPDTWRDPRGFAVKFYTSEGNYDLVGNNTPVFFIRDGIKFPDFIHSQKRLPGTHLRDADMQWDFWTLSPESAHQVTWLMGDRGLPASWREMQGYGSHTYQWINAEGERFWVKYHFKSNQGVKSMTGDEAEALAGSDADFYIRDLQENIAAGNFPSWDLHVQVMPYEDAKTYRFNPFDLTKVWPHADYPLIKVGTMELNRNPENYFAQIEQATFAPSNFVPGIAASPDKMLQARIFSYADAHRYRVGTNHAQIPVNQPKNQVNNYSQDGAGRYHFNAPSVPVYAPNSVGGPAAVEPQSPAGGWENDGALTLAAHSLHAEDGDFVQAGALYREVFNDGEKARLLETITGAVGGVKSPGIKERAIQYWTNVDAELGAKLRANLGAAPAGPSSDAEAANKIG, from the coding sequence ATGACTTCGAACATCTCTGCGCCCGCCGTGTCCACGACACAGTCCGGCGCTCCCGTCACGTCCGACGCCCACTCCCAGGCAACCGGTGCCGACGGCGCCATCATCCTGACCGACCACTACCTGGTCGAGAAGCTGGCCCAGTTCAACCGCGAGCGTGTCCCGGAGCGTGTGGTGCACGCCAAGGGTGGCGGCGCATTCGGCTCCTTCAAGGCCACCGAGGACGTCTCCAAGTACACCAAGGCCGCGTTCCTGCAGCCGGGCGTGGAGACCGGGATGCTGATCCGCTTCTCGTCGGTCGCCGGCGAGAACGGCTCCCCCGACACCTGGCGCGATCCCCGCGGCTTCGCCGTCAAGTTCTACACCTCCGAGGGCAACTACGACCTCGTCGGCAACAACACCCCGGTGTTCTTCATCCGCGACGGCATCAAGTTCCCGGACTTCATCCACTCGCAGAAGCGCCTCCCGGGCACGCACCTCCGCGACGCCGACATGCAGTGGGACTTCTGGACCCTCTCCCCCGAGTCCGCGCACCAGGTCACCTGGCTCATGGGCGACCGCGGCCTGCCCGCTTCCTGGCGCGAAATGCAGGGCTACGGCTCGCACACCTACCAGTGGATCAACGCCGAGGGCGAGCGCTTCTGGGTCAAGTACCACTTCAAGTCCAACCAGGGCGTGAAGTCCATGACCGGCGACGAAGCAGAGGCGCTGGCGGGCTCGGACGCGGACTTCTACATCCGCGACCTGCAGGAAAACATCGCCGCCGGCAACTTCCCCTCCTGGGACCTGCACGTCCAGGTCATGCCGTACGAGGACGCCAAGACCTACCGCTTCAACCCGTTCGACCTCACCAAGGTGTGGCCGCACGCTGACTACCCGCTGATCAAGGTGGGCACCATGGAGCTGAACCGGAACCCGGAGAACTACTTCGCGCAGATCGAGCAGGCCACCTTCGCGCCGTCGAACTTCGTCCCGGGCATCGCCGCCTCGCCGGACAAGATGCTGCAGGCCCGCATCTTCTCCTACGCTGACGCACACCGTTACCGCGTGGGCACCAACCACGCCCAGATCCCGGTGAACCAGCCGAAGAACCAGGTCAACAACTACAGCCAGGACGGCGCCGGGCGTTACCACTTCAACGCCCCGTCCGTTCCGGTCTACGCCCCCAACTCGGTGGGCGGTCCGGCTGCCGTTGAGCCGCAGAGCCCGGCCGGCGGCTGGGAGAACGACGGCGCGCTGACGCTCGCCGCGCACTCCCTGCACGCAGAGGACGGCGACTTCGTCCAGGCCGGCGCGCTGTACCGCGAGGTGTTCAACGACGGCGAGAAGGCCCGCCTGCTGGAGACCATCACCGGCGCCGTGGGCGGCGTCAAGAGCCCGGGCATCAAGGAACGCGCCATCCAGTACTGGACCAACGTGGACGCCGAACTCGGCGCCAAGCTCCGTGCCAACCTGGGCGCAGCCCCCGCCGGCCCCAGCTCTGACGCTGAGGCCGCAAACAAGATCGGCTAA
- a CDS encoding potassium channel family protein, which yields MTQQRYRDLAEWPLMGTAIVFLAAYAWQVVGRMEGRGAEWLEVTMWATWGIFALDYGANLWLAENRRRWFVRNLHELLIVALPFFRPLRLLRLVTLLSVLHRTVGETLRGRVVTYVAASAALLVFVGALAVLDVEQSAPDAKILTFGDAVWWAVATITTVGYGDIYPVTALGRVVAAALMMSGIAVLGVVTASIASWLVQRVEESTGAAAESAERPVLAEVGELAAEVAALRREIAELRRDPTP from the coding sequence ATGACGCAGCAACGCTACCGGGACCTTGCCGAGTGGCCGCTGATGGGGACAGCCATCGTGTTCCTCGCGGCCTATGCCTGGCAGGTGGTCGGCCGGATGGAAGGCCGGGGCGCCGAGTGGCTCGAGGTCACCATGTGGGCCACCTGGGGCATCTTCGCACTGGACTACGGCGCGAATCTGTGGCTGGCGGAAAACCGCCGCCGCTGGTTCGTCCGCAACCTCCACGAACTGCTGATCGTGGCGCTGCCCTTCTTCCGCCCGCTCCGGCTTCTACGGCTGGTGACCCTGCTGTCGGTGCTGCACCGCACAGTGGGTGAAACGCTGCGGGGCAGGGTGGTCACGTACGTGGCCGCATCCGCCGCCCTACTGGTGTTCGTGGGGGCGCTGGCGGTGCTCGACGTCGAGCAGTCCGCTCCGGATGCCAAGATCCTCACGTTCGGCGATGCTGTGTGGTGGGCGGTGGCCACCATCACCACAGTGGGCTACGGGGATATTTACCCCGTCACCGCGCTGGGCCGAGTGGTGGCGGCTGCCCTGATGATGAGCGGGATCGCCGTCCTGGGCGTGGTGACTGCGTCCATCGCCTCGTGGCTGGTGCAGCGCGTCGAAGAGAGCACCGGTGCCGCAGCGGAATCGGCCGAACGGCCCGTCCTTGCGGAGGTGGGTGAGCTCGCGGCGGAAGTGGCCGCGCTGAGGCGCGAAATTGCCGAGCTCCGGCGGGACCCCACTCCGTAG
- a CDS encoding DUF6541 family protein: protein MYKRQVAAYSALANSRLLAGVMAYRRAVRAEIPDSLDLAFFDLPRFPALSPPAPDDFNLAVGLLVIVGAAVAVFVREARPLAISWLAFVALYVLAAGPENGLRWLTGFWYKDTQRIAPFIAMTGSLLAALAVAVAARAARRAVSARLTSARTGGRWPVASMLVALPVAVLICGIYWGSGSYRSVERVAVAAQNYVVSDKPGSGVLSKGEQAFIERAGAMLPANAVVIGDPFNGETYFYTLTGRHVVYTQLGAPTAGSAAKELLRTGFNRLRTDKSICEAVLKVGATHFYEDSPGSAHGSASLKRWPGFYNVPTGLGFEKIASDGVRALYRITACNEPR, encoded by the coding sequence GTGTATAAGAGACAGGTGGCGGCCTATTCAGCACTGGCCAACTCCCGGCTGCTGGCGGGCGTGATGGCCTACCGGCGGGCGGTGCGGGCCGAAATCCCGGATTCATTGGACCTTGCGTTCTTCGACCTTCCGCGGTTTCCGGCGCTCTCCCCGCCAGCCCCGGACGATTTCAACCTCGCGGTTGGGCTGCTGGTGATCGTCGGCGCGGCTGTTGCCGTCTTTGTCCGGGAGGCGAGGCCGCTCGCCATCTCCTGGCTCGCGTTTGTGGCACTCTATGTGCTGGCCGCCGGACCCGAGAACGGGCTACGGTGGCTGACCGGCTTCTGGTACAAGGACACGCAGAGGATCGCCCCCTTCATCGCCATGACAGGGAGCCTGCTGGCGGCCCTGGCTGTCGCCGTGGCCGCGAGGGCAGCCAGACGTGCGGTGTCAGCGCGGCTGACCTCTGCCCGAACCGGCGGCAGGTGGCCTGTTGCGTCAATGCTCGTCGCCCTGCCCGTTGCCGTCCTGATCTGCGGAATCTACTGGGGATCGGGGAGCTACCGGTCGGTGGAGCGCGTGGCGGTGGCCGCACAGAACTACGTGGTCTCCGACAAGCCCGGATCCGGCGTCCTCTCCAAGGGCGAGCAGGCCTTCATCGAGCGCGCCGGTGCGATGCTTCCGGCCAACGCCGTGGTGATCGGCGACCCGTTCAACGGCGAAACCTACTTCTACACCCTCACCGGACGGCATGTGGTGTACACGCAGCTGGGCGCCCCGACGGCCGGGAGTGCGGCCAAGGAACTGCTCCGCACCGGCTTCAACCGGCTGCGGACTGACAAGTCCATCTGCGAGGCCGTGCTCAAGGTCGGCGCCACGCACTTCTATGAGGACTCGCCAGGCTCGGCGCACGGCAGCGCCAGCCTGAAGCGATGGCCGGGCTTTTACAATGTGCCCACCGGGCTGGGCTTTGAAAAGATCGCGTCCGACGGCGTCCGCGCCCTGTACCGGATCACGGCCTGCAACGAGCCGCGGTAA
- a CDS encoding co-chaperone YbbN produces MATVDITGEQFASTIEGNDIVLVDFWAEWCGPCKQFGPTYSAVSEKHGDVVFAKVDTEAQQQLAAEAGITSIPTLMAFREKVLVFSQPGALNAPQLEQVIDAVKALDMEEVHAHVARSQAEAAAADGGSKATGSGTQDGTQIPDF; encoded by the coding sequence ATGGCTACCGTTGACATCACAGGTGAACAGTTCGCATCGACCATCGAGGGCAACGACATCGTCCTCGTTGACTTCTGGGCCGAATGGTGTGGTCCCTGCAAGCAGTTTGGGCCCACATACTCCGCCGTTTCGGAAAAACACGGCGACGTCGTCTTCGCCAAGGTGGACACCGAAGCCCAGCAGCAGCTGGCCGCAGAGGCCGGCATCACATCCATCCCCACGCTGATGGCCTTCCGCGAGAAGGTCCTCGTCTTCTCCCAGCCGGGCGCGCTCAACGCCCCGCAGCTGGAGCAGGTGATCGACGCCGTCAAGGCGCTCGACATGGAGGAAGTCCATGCCCACGTGGCGCGCTCGCAGGCCGAAGCGGCAGCAGCCGACGGCGGCAGCAAGGCGACGGGCTCCGGCACGCAGGACGGCACGCAGATCCCGGATTTCTAA
- a CDS encoding acyl-CoA thioesterase produces the protein MHLLLRTLLMLFTSAKRPSLSVWDSASVTLRVLPTDIDIAMHVNNGMYFSLMDLGRFDLMVRSGTWQKMRRRGWSPVAAGETIAFRRSLQLWQQYTIETKIIGLDAKAIYFEQRMVVKGEIYARAYVATRLVGKGGPVTQEEILAEFGQPPAGLELPDWIHGWRLDTALPSARRPAPHDWAGR, from the coding sequence ATGCACTTGCTCCTGCGAACACTCCTGATGCTGTTCACCTCCGCCAAACGCCCGTCCCTCAGCGTCTGGGATTCCGCATCCGTGACACTCCGCGTGCTCCCAACGGACATAGACATCGCAATGCATGTCAACAACGGCATGTATTTCTCGCTCATGGACCTGGGCCGTTTCGACCTGATGGTGAGGAGCGGAACCTGGCAGAAAATGCGACGGCGGGGCTGGAGCCCGGTGGCTGCCGGCGAGACCATAGCGTTCCGCCGGTCCCTCCAGCTCTGGCAGCAATACACCATCGAAACCAAGATCATCGGGCTGGACGCCAAGGCCATCTACTTCGAGCAGCGCATGGTGGTGAAGGGCGAGATCTATGCCCGTGCATATGTCGCCACGCGCCTCGTGGGCAAGGGCGGTCCCGTGACCCAGGAGGAAATTCTCGCGGAGTTCGGCCAGCCGCCGGCGGGACTGGAACTGCCCGATTGGATTCACGGCTGGCGGCTGGACACTGCGTTGCCGAGCGCACGGCGGCCGGCCCCGCATGATTGGGCCGGACGTTAA
- a CDS encoding polysaccharide pyruvyl transferase family protein, with translation MQPGPIYLIGPSGNPNFGDEFIAAAWLKYLAAERPDADVWLDCPQPGLAQILFEGLHPRLRVTNTLWRLVHDTADMPLDAAAETIRARVTGLGSPSYDLGLLKLREAESLHLIGGGFINENWSHHAGLVVAMRAVHGLTGARLIATGQGLMPLLTSAPAEMPLFQGFTHVTARDEAGATAYGITQGLDDAFLGAADEIARGAAEPGLYVCIQSDTADPERFEAAVNIARDAVEKAAGEGTKAYYVEAIPGADRAAYDRLADLIPEARFLPFLHIWEHGLPLSENQTWVTSRFHFHLLAAAAGARGVAVGMKKGYYDVKHESLTALGSGWPLALDSDYPGIPQQRGSLRDALPALVAQKRAEAGGIYPPLTGQTGSLTAGAAKLFNKAVAAPLRNKIRPGAR, from the coding sequence ATGCAGCCGGGCCCCATTTATCTGATCGGCCCTTCGGGCAACCCCAATTTCGGCGACGAGTTCATCGCCGCCGCCTGGCTGAAATACCTGGCGGCGGAACGGCCCGACGCCGACGTCTGGCTTGACTGCCCCCAGCCCGGCCTCGCCCAGATCCTGTTCGAAGGACTGCATCCGCGCCTGCGCGTCACCAACACGCTGTGGCGGCTGGTGCACGACACCGCCGACATGCCGCTCGACGCCGCCGCGGAAACTATCAGGGCGCGGGTTACCGGACTGGGCTCCCCGTCCTACGACCTTGGCCTGCTCAAACTGCGGGAAGCCGAATCCCTGCACCTCATCGGCGGCGGCTTCATCAACGAGAACTGGTCCCACCACGCCGGTCTGGTAGTGGCCATGCGCGCCGTCCACGGCCTGACCGGCGCCCGCCTCATCGCGACCGGCCAGGGTCTCATGCCGCTGCTGACTTCAGCCCCGGCCGAGATGCCGCTGTTCCAGGGGTTCACGCACGTCACTGCCCGGGACGAAGCGGGCGCCACGGCCTACGGCATCACCCAAGGTCTGGATGATGCGTTCCTCGGCGCGGCCGACGAAATCGCGCGTGGTGCAGCCGAACCGGGCCTCTACGTCTGCATCCAAAGCGACACCGCCGATCCGGAACGGTTCGAGGCAGCCGTGAACATCGCAAGGGACGCCGTTGAAAAGGCGGCCGGCGAGGGAACCAAGGCCTATTACGTCGAGGCCATCCCCGGCGCTGACCGCGCGGCCTACGACCGGCTTGCCGATCTCATCCCGGAAGCACGGTTCCTGCCGTTCCTGCACATCTGGGAACACGGCCTCCCGCTGTCCGAAAACCAGACCTGGGTGACCAGCCGGTTCCACTTCCACCTGCTGGCAGCCGCCGCGGGGGCCCGCGGAGTCGCCGTCGGCATGAAGAAGGGGTACTACGACGTCAAGCACGAGTCGCTGACCGCGCTGGGAAGCGGCTGGCCGCTTGCCCTGGACAGCGACTATCCAGGGATCCCGCAGCAGCGCGGATCCCTGCGGGACGCCCTGCCTGCACTCGTGGCGCAGAAACGCGCCGAGGCCGGAGGGATCTATCCGCCGCTGACCGGCCAGACCGGATCCCTGACAGCCGGCGCCGCCAAGCTTTTCAACAAAGCCGTGGCCGCTCCGCTGAGGAACAAGATCCGGCCCGGAGCGCGCTGA
- a CDS encoding YajQ family cyclic di-GMP-binding protein, with product MAGESTFDVVSKVDKQEVANALHQAQKELAQRYDFKGVGAEVDFSGEKILMKANSEERVLAVLDVLQSKLIRRGISLKSLDTGEPYASGKEYRLEATIKEGIAQDLAKKINKLIRDEAPKSVKSQIQGDELRVTSKSRDDLQATMALLKDFDEADLQFVNFRS from the coding sequence ATGGCAGGCGAGTCCACATTCGACGTCGTAAGCAAGGTAGACAAGCAGGAGGTTGCGAACGCGCTGCACCAGGCGCAGAAGGAACTGGCCCAGCGGTATGACTTCAAGGGTGTCGGCGCCGAGGTCGATTTCAGCGGCGAGAAGATCCTGATGAAGGCGAACTCCGAGGAACGCGTCCTGGCTGTCCTGGACGTGCTGCAGTCAAAGCTCATCCGCCGCGGGATTTCGCTGAAGTCGCTGGACACGGGCGAGCCCTACGCATCCGGCAAGGAATACCGGCTGGAGGCCACCATCAAGGAAGGCATCGCGCAGGATCTGGCCAAGAAGATCAACAAGCTGATCCGCGACGAAGCCCCGAAGTCCGTCAAGTCGCAGATCCAGGGTGACGAGCTCCGCGTGACCTCCAAGTCCCGCGACGACCTCCAAGCCACCATGGCGCTGCTCAAGGACTTTGACGAGGCGGACCTGCAGTTCGTCAACTTCCGCAGCTAA